The proteins below come from a single Rosa rugosa chromosome 2, drRosRugo1.1, whole genome shotgun sequence genomic window:
- the LOC133734707 gene encoding formin-like protein 5 produces the protein MIILQQMGLMRTSRFLVLVTLLCVSALISSEERVITEEVFLSRLVDPATGKIDGDMAQLLWVRCKVDLTHLVETIQDLHLWLPEETYSSTDEISSKRQSLEEENVQKLISVLHPQVKQTLSDCFRKNNLFFRVSGEENASKIWYAKYIESLFPRPVPRRNMGSELLQTSAEVPSPAPAPGSSKLSPASSPGPAPSASIISRSSGPTTSQASFFPSVSRNSSSQPSVSEPAPSTIIQITKKKTDHKPIIIAVVVTATVTFVVAAVFFLCCTKICRTRRKDRKNDESPLLSLSKSDSGGSSYKSYPLENSIKGEKIEHQSLELGSIGRASKSRYEVYEASSNGNGWIPPPPGRPPNGPPPLKPPPGRANPLPPEPPSSFKPPPGRAGPPPTPPPPVPPPTLKPSGGAAPPPPPPAPGPRPPPPPAPGPRPPPPSAPGPPPPPLPKIGVPPPRPPPSMPIGSKLARPPPFAPKRPSNAASSDGSEADGDAPKTKLKPFFWDKVLANPDHSMVWHQIKSGSFQFDENMIESLFGYNAGDKNKNDRKKESSSQDPTPQFIQLINPKKAQNLSILLRALNVTIEEVCDAIREGNELPIEFVQTLLKMAPTQEEELKLRVFDGALSQLGPAERFLKGLINIPFAFKRLEALLFMCTLQEEVTNLKESFATLEVACKELRNSRLFLKLLEAVLKTGNRMNDGTFRGGAQAFKLDTLLKLSDVKGTDGKTTLLHFVVQEIIRSEGVRAARAAKENRSFSSVKTDDLLEETSHDTEEHYCNLGLEKVSGLSNELENVKKASILDADSLTGTVAKLGSALVKARDFLNSDMNKSGEESGFHETLKSFVQNADVDIRGLREEEKRIMALVKSTGDYFHGNAGKDEGLHLFVVVRDFLIILDKVCKEVRLNPKKFTKVQKREAPSSDPHQPPTTPSASDPHQPPSPGLRQPPFPDLHQRLFPAIKDRRMDNSSSDDEGP, from the exons ATGATAATACTACAACAAATGGGTCTTATGAGGACAAGTCGTTTCTTAGTTTTGGTTACTCTGCTTTGTGTTTCAGCTTTGATCAGCTCGGAGGAGAGAGTGATCACAGAAGAAGTGTTTCTCAGTAGACTAGTTGATCCAGCAACTGGAAAGATTGATGGAGATATG GCACAGCTGTTATGGGTACGTTGCAAGGTAGATTTGACCCATTTGGTGGAAACTATTCAAGATCTTCACTTATGGTTACCAGAGGAAACATATAGTAGCACAGATGAAATTAGTTCAAAAAGACAGTCACTGGAAGAAGAAAATGTGCAGAAACTTATTAGTGTCCTGCATCCTCAGGTGAAACAAACTCTTTCAGATTGTTTCAGAAAGAATAATCTCTTTTTCCGTGTCTCGGGAGAAGAGAATGCCTCCAAGATTTGGTATGCCAAGTATATTGAGTCCCTCTTTCCCAGACCTGTTCCAAGAAGGAATATGGGCAGTGAATTGCTCCAGACCTCTGCTGAGGTACCTTCTCCTGCCCCTGCACCAGGATCTTCTAAACTCAGTCCAGCATCATCCCCTGGTCCTGCACCTTCTGCTTCTATCATTTCTAGGTCCTCGGGCCCTACTACTTCACAAGCATCATTTTTTCCTTCCGTGTCCCGAAATTCGAGTTCACAACCTTCAGTTAGCGAACCAGCTCCCAGCACCATTATACAGATAACTAAGAAAAAGACTGACCATAAACCAATTATCATTGCAGTTGTTGTAACTGCAACAGTGACATTTGTTGTTGCAGCAGTCTTCTTTTTATGCTGTACTAAAATCTGTAGGACACGGCGTAAAGATAGAAAAAATGATGAGAGCCCCCTTCTTAGCCTGAGTAAATCCGACTCTGGAG GTTCTTCTTACAAGTCTTATCCTTTGGAAAATTCAATAAAAGGAGAGAAGATTGAGCATCAATCATTGG AATTAGGATCCATTGGACGTGCATCCAAATCCCGGTATGAAGTGTATGAGGCATCCAGCAATGGGAACGGATGGATACCACCTCCTCCTGGAAGGCCTCCTAATGGACCGCCTCCTCTGAAGCCCCCTCCTGGCAGAGCAAATCCTCTCCCTCCTGAGCCACCTTCTTCTTTTAAGCCTCCTCCTGGCAGGGCGGGTCCTCCTCCAACCCCTCCGCCTCCTGTACCACCTCCCACTTTGAAACCATCTGGTGGTGCAGCCCCTCCCCCACCACCTCCAGCTCCTGGTCCTCGGCCCCCACCACCTCCAGCTCCTGGTCCTCGCCCCCCGCCACCTTCAGCTCCTGGTCCTCCTCCCCCACCACTTCCAAAGATTGGTGTACCTCCTCCTAGGCCACCTCCATCAATGCCTATAGGTTCTAAGCTAGCTCGACCTCCACCATTTGCACCAAAGCGTCCATCAAATGCTGCTTCGAGTGATGGCTCAGAGGCTGATGGTGATGCTCCTAAAACCAAGCTGAAGCCCTTTTTTTGGGATAAGGTTCTAGCAAACCCTGATCATTCAATGGTGTGGCATCAGATTAAATCAGGATCTTTCCA GTTTGATGAGAACATGATTGAATCTCTGTTTGGGTATAATGCTGGtgataaaaacaaaaacgatCGCAAGAAAGAGTCTTCATCCCAAGATCCTACACCTCAGTTCATTCAACTTATTAATCCCAAAAAGGCACAGAATCTATCAATTCTTCTCCGAGCTTTGAATGTGACAATAGAAGAAGTCTGCGATGCAATTCGTGAAG GAAATGAGCTTCCCATTGAATTCGTTCAAACTTTGTTGAAGATGGCACCAACACAAGAAGAAGAACTAAAGCTCAGGGTGTTCGATGGTGCACTTTCTCAACTTGGGCCTGCTGAACGGTTCCTAAAAGGCTTAATCAACATCCCTTTTGCCTTTAAACGGTTGGAAGCCTTACTTTTTATGTGCACTCTTCAGGAGGAGGTCACCAACCTTAAAGAATCCTTTGCAACCTTAGAG GTTGCTTGCAAGGAACTCAGAAACAGCCGGCTTTTCCTCaagcttttagaagctgttctTAAAACTGGCAATCGCATGAATGATGGAACATTTCGTGGTGGTGCACAGGCATTTAAGCTGGACACACTCTTGAAATTGTCAGATGTAAAGGGAACAGATGGCAAGACAACTCTTTTGCACTTTGTTGTTCAGGAAATAATCCGCTCTGAGGGTGTGAGAGCTGCTCGTGCAGCAAAAGAGAACCGGAGTTTCTCTAGCGTCAAAACAGATGATCTCCTTGAGGAAACTTCCCATGACACAGAAGAGCACTATTGTAATCTTGGTCTGGAGAAAGTATCAGGTTTAAGCAATGAACTCGAGAATGTAAAAAAAGCATCAATTTTGGATGCTGATAGCTTAACAGGAACTGTTGCCAAACTTGGAAGTGCTCTGGTAAAAGCCCGAGATTTTCTGAACTCAGACATGAACAAGTCAGGGGAAGAAAGTGGTTTTCATGAAACACTGAAGAGTTTTGTGCAGAATGCTGATGTTGATATCAGGGGTCTCCGTGAGGAAGAAAAGAGAATCATGGCTCTGGTAAAGAGCACCGGAGACTATTTCCATGGGAATGCAGGGAAGGATGAGGGTTTGCATTTGTTTGTTGTTGTGCGggattttttaataattttagaTAAGGTATGCAAAGAAGTGAGATTGAATCCAAAAAAGTTCACAAAGGTTCAGAAAAGGGAGGCACCTTCCTCTGATCCCCACCAGCCTCCTACAACGCCATCTGCCTCTGATCCCCACCAGCCTCCTTCTCCCGGTCTACGCCAGCCTCCTTTTCCAGATCTCCATCAGCGGCTTTTCCCGGCAATCAAGGATCGGCGCATGGACAATTCTAGCTCAGATGATGAAGGTCCATAG
- the LOC133734710 gene encoding probable U3 small nucleolar RNA-associated protein 11, producing MSSLRNAVSRRAHKERSQPESRKKFGFLEKHKDYVQRAKVYHKKEETLQILKQKARFRNPDEFYFKMINTRTVDGVHKIEGQANKYTPEELLLMKTQDIGYVLQKVQSEKKKIEKMTATLHSLDNRPSSRHVYFAEDREEAKELRSRSSRGEILLGSENIPDRIKRKTAASYRELEARRTRVQDLEKIYMDMAMQKELQKKGKKRKLREDEMVNPTSKPVFKWRAERKR from the exons ATGTCGTCTCTGAGGAATGCTGTTAGCAGACGTGCTCACAAGGAGCGATCTCAACC GGAATCGAGGAAAAAATTTGGGTTTCTTGAAAAGCACAAGGACTATGTTCAGCGTGCTAAGGTGTACCACAAAAAGGAGGAGACTTTACAG ATACTGAAGCAGAAAGCAAGATTTCGAAACCCAGATGAGTTTTACTTCAAGATGATTAACACCCGAACTGTTGATGGAGTCCATAAAATAGA GGGTCAGGCTAACAAGTACACTCCAGAAGAGCTCTTGCTTATGAAGACCCAGGATATTGGATATGTACTGCAGAAAGTACAGAGTGAGAAAAAG AAAATTGAAAAGATGACCGCAACTCTGCATTCACTTGATAATCGGCCTTCAAGCAGACACGTATACTTTGCTGAAGACAG GGAAGAGGCTAAAGAGCTTCGGTCACGTAGTTCAAGAGGGGAAATATTGCTCGGTTCTGAGAATATTCCAGATCGTATTAAAAG GAAAACAGCGGCTTCATACAGGGAGCTTGAAGCAAGGAGAACGAGAGTCCAAGATCTGGAGAAAATATATATGGATATGGCAATGCAGAAGGAATTACAG aaaaaggGCAAAAAACGCAAACTCCGTGAAGATGAGATGGTAAATCCAACATCCAAACCTGTATTCAAGTGGCGGGCAGAGCGAAAGCGTTGA
- the LOC133734711 gene encoding probable histone H2A.2 encodes MAGRGKALGSGAAKKATSRSSKAGLQFPVGRIARFLKAGKYAERVGAGAPVYLAAVLEYLAAEVLELAGNAARDNKKTRIVPRHIQLAVRNDEELSKLLGDVTIANGGVMPNIHNLLLPKKAGGSSKAAAGDDD; translated from the exons ATGGCGGGTCGAGGCAAAGCTTTGGGATCTGGGGCGGCCAAGAAGGCCACGTCGCGGTCCAGCAAGGCCGGTCTTCAATTTCCCGTGGGGCGTATTGCTCGGTTCTTGAAGGCAGGGAAGTACGCCGAGCGAGTCGGTGCCGGAGCTCCGGTCTACCTCGCCGCCGTGCTTGAATACCTAGCCGCTGAG GTTCTGGAATTGGCTGGTAATGCGGCAAGAGACAACAAGAAGACTCGAATTGTGCCACGCCACATTCAGCTTGCTGTGCGAAATGATGAGGAGCTCAGCAAGCTTCTTGGAGATGTCACAATTGCAAATGGCGGTGTCATGCCCAACATTCACAACCTTCTGCTCCCAAAGAAGGCTGGTGGTTCCTCCAAGGCCGCAGCTGGTGATGATGACTGA
- the LOC133734216 gene encoding B3 domain-containing transcription factor LEC2-like — translation MENFRQPFFPSTTTTMTSIYEPMSSSPSTLASSSSLSYHYPAVQYLPPLNGGSQLYFQSSYPNYQKQASQPPFQYPRYPVLLPWPQPNPVSGDQEGIESKAARDEQRIARQRRLFLSRSAADSGSSSSSMQMDLCGADSDMQNTDLCTPDMKELRVLFKKQLKKSDVGSWGRIVVPKKEAEKYLPSLAEKQGIVMRIRDVHSGHVWGMKYKYWANNKSRMYVFESAGSFIRKNGLEVGDCISLYKDESKNFYFSIEKAGTRPSHVTESSYEQQHCATNSKDGNDDDNSSSINTQITNSDDINHKNNTNTYMNSSNNADIHSETDSNNTKLYTPYTFNEEDEWYLAALLEDESNKVVTLSADPAFSCGRLKEVNSSIDNVISTQLESSTQPAMAGIGASSSSSQSTVKMVEDHFDDCYKGLGTLPAVDRYEHDDFLL, via the exons ATGGAGAACTTCCGACAACCTTTCTTTCCTTCCACAACAACCACCATGACCTCCATTTATGAACCTATGAGTTCCTCCCCTTCAACTCTTGCTAGTTCATCCTCTCTGTCCTATCATTATCCAGCAGTTCAGTACCTACCACCACTCAATGGCGGCAGCCAGCTGTACTTTCAAAGCTCATACCCTAATTACCAGAAGCAGGCCTCTCAGCCCCCCTTCCAATATCCCAGGTATCCAGTCCTGCTTCCTTGGCCACAGCCAAATCCAGTCTCTGGAGATCAAGAAGGGATTGAGTCCAAGGCTGCAAGAGATGAGCAAAGGATCGCTCGCCAAAGAAGACTCTTTTTAAGCAGAAGCGCTGCTGACTCTGGGTCCTCATCAAGTTCAATGCAGATGGATTTATGTGGTGCTGATTCTGATATGCAGAACACAGACCTCTGCACGCCGGATATGAAG GAATTGAGAGTGTTGTTCAAGAAGCAGTTGAAGAAGAGTGATGTTGGATCTTGGGGCAGGATTGTCGTTCCAAAG AAGGAGGCAGAGAAATACCTTCCAAGCCTTGCTGAAAAACAAGGCATCGTGATGAGGATCAGAGATGTACATTCCGGTCACGTGTGGGGCATGAAATACAA GTACTGGGCAAATAACAAAAGTCGAATGTATGTCTTTGAAAGTGCAG GAAGCTTTATTAGGAAAAATGGACTGGAGGTGGGAGATTGCATTTCTCTTTACAAGGATGAGAGCAAGAACTTT TACTTCTCCATAGAAAAGGCGGGAACAAGACCATCACATGTAACTGAGTCCTCGTATGAACAACAGCACTGTGCTACCAACTCTAAAGACGGTAACGACGATGACAACAGCAGTAGCATCAACACACAGATTACCAACTCTGACGATATCAATCACAAGAACAACACCAACACCTACATGAACTCCAGCAACAATGCTGACATCCACAGCGAAACCGATTCCAACAATACAAAATTGTACACACCATATACCTTCaatgaagaagatgaatggTATCTAGCAGCACTGTTGGAAGATGAATCAAACAAGGTGGTGACACTGTCTGCGGATCCTGCTTTTTCATGTGGACGACTTAAGGAAGTCAATAGCTCCATCGACAATGTCATCAGTACTCAATTAGAAAGCTCTACTCAACCAGCTATGGCAGGAATTGGGGCCTCATCATCGTCCTCACAGAGCACAGTGAAGATGGTGGAGGATCACTTCGATGACTGTTACAAAGGGCTTGGGACGCTTCCGGCAGTTGATCGTTATGAGCATGATGATTTTTTATTATAA